The following DNA comes from Mycobacteroides immunogenum.
GCCGGCACGGTCGGCGACGCGTGGATGTCCACGGTCGATCGCTACCAACCCGATGAATCTGTCCAGCTTGCTGGCGGCCAGATCCCACGCGAGCTCGCCGCCCGCACGATCCCCCACCAGCAGCGCCACCTTCACCCCGATGTCATCGAGCACCCCGGTGATGGCCTTGGCGTGCAGGTGTGGATCGTGGCCGATCACGGCGGTACGCAGCCCGGCGGTATGCAGCCGCTCGCACACCGAGCGGTAGCTGAGCGCGAAATGCCCGGCCGCGGCCAGCATCACGACAGTGGTTCCCTTATCCGGCCCCGACACATTGACCTGCACCGTTCTGCCGTCAATCGTGACGACCTGGTGCAGCTCACCGTCGCGCGCGGGTGGGGTTCCCGGGTGCGGGCGGCGAATCTCTGGCATCGGACTCATGGACGAGTCCCCCACCAGAGGGCTGGACCCCCAGCTCGCGCGAAGACCTTGGGCATGGGCGCACGGTACCTGAGTACAACCGATCCGGTTGGGCTTTTAACCAGCCCTATCAGGAAACTTTCACCCAGGCCGTCAGGTCCGTTCGATCTTGTCGACCTGCTTCGCCACGATGTCCAGGAAAGTCTGGGGCATGGTGGCGGTGGCCTTGACCGACGGGTCACGCAGGTCGAAGGAGGTCGCCACCATCGCCACGCCCCGGACATTCGCAAACGCCATATACCGAGACGTCGTACCCCTGGGCATGATCATCGTCTGCTTGTAGGTGAGGACCCCGACCGGCCCACCCGGCACCGGCTCGGTGGTCATCGGCGTACCCGGCGAACTCTTATCGAAGAACACCTCATACTTGGCGCAACGCGTTGCCACGTCCTTCACATTGCTGAGGTCGATGGTGTCACGCAACAAACTGACAATGATGTTCGCGCCGTTGAATCGGGCGATGTATCGCGCGGTGTTCTCCGGGCCTGCTTTGCCCGCATTGGCCAAACGCGGCGACAAACCGTCCGCACACCCCTGCGGATTCGACGGCATACCGCCCACGACAACCTGCTGGCTCTGATTGTTGACCGTCATCGGGCCCAGGTCGGCGACCACCCTGTCGTACTTCGCGCCGGGCGGCAGCTCATCGGCGGTGAGCAGCGACTGCGCGATACGCGCCCCCGGCCAGGTGGCGGTACCCGTCACCGTCTGAGTGCAGCCCACAAGCGCCAATGCGGATACTGCGACAGCTACTAGACCCCGATGCACCCGCACAGGCTATTCGACCCGTGCCGCAATTACCGGATATGACGGGGCTGATCCCGGTGATCCGGATTTTTCCCACAATGCCTCGAGGGCATCGACATCGATGTGCGTGTCGATGAGATCGGCCAATCTGTCCAGTTGCGTGGCGCGGCAATCGCCGACATGGGTATCGGCCGCGACGGCGAAACCCGGGCGTTTGGCGGCGGCCGCCGCCTCGGCGAGCCAGGTGCGCCGGAAGTCGTCGTTGTCCAGCACCCCGTGCCAGTGGGTGCCCCAGACCGCGCCCGCGACGGCACCCTCATCGTGGTCGACCAACCATGGCGCAACCGCCGACCGTGTGACGGTGCCATGATGAATCTCATAGCCGGCCAGACCGGGAGACACCCAGCGCCGCAACGTCTTGACGGGCTCGAAGGCAATATCGATATCGAGCAGACCCAGCCCTTCGACGCGTCCGGCACCGGATTCGACGCGATCCTCGATCGTGGTTGCCAACATCTGGAATCCACCACAGATACCCAACACCGGTCCGCCCGAACGGGCATGGGCGATAACGGCATCGGCGATTCCGTTGACACGCATCCAGGCAAGATCTGCGACAGTCGCCTTGGTACCCGGGATCACCACCACGTCGGCGTCGGCAATTTCGGCCGGATGTGCCGCCCACCGGACGATCACCCCCGGCTCACAGGCGATGGCCTCGATATCGGTGGAGTTGGAGATGCGCGGCAGCCGCACTGCCGCCACCTTCAGCCATTCGCGCCCGACCGGGGCGGCGGGACGGCCCACCAGGGCCGAGGCCACCACGGAAACGGAATCCTCTGCGTCGAGCCATAACTGGTCGTCGTACGGCAGCACGCCATAGGTGGTCCGCCCGGTGAGCGCCGCGAGCTGCTCCAGGCCCGGCGCCAGCAGGCCCGGATCACCGCGGAACTTGTTGACAATGAAGCCCGCGACCAGCCGCTGATCGGCGGGCGCCAAAACGGCCACCGAGCCGAAGAGATGTGCCAGCACTCCACCACGGTCAATGTCACCGACCAGTACCACGGGAAGATCCGCCGCTTGCGCTAATCCCATATTGGCGATATCCGTTGTCCGCAGGTTGATCTCGGCAACGGACCCAGCACCCTCGCAGATCACCACATCGTATTCATCACGCAGCGAACGCAATTCGTCGGCGACCACCTGCCGCAGTTCCTCACGGTGCTCGACATACGAGCGTGCGCTCACATTTCCTGTCGCGTGGCCGCGCACCACCAGTTGCGAGGTGCGATCGCTACCCGGCTTGAGAAGCACGGGATTGAATCGCACCGAGGGTTCCAGACCGCAGGCGCGTGCCTGCAGTGCCTGCGCCCTGCCGATCTCTCCCCCGTCGATGGTCACCACCGAGTTGTTCGACATGTTCTGGGCTTTGAACGGAGCGACGCGAATCCCCCGACGAGCCAGGAGTCGGCACAGCCCGGTCACGACCAGACTCTTACCGGCATCGGAGCTGGCGCCCCCCACCAGCAGCGCCCCGCTCATGGCAGGGTCAGGATCTCTACTCCGTCCTCGGTGACCACCATGGTGTGTTCGAACTGCGCGGTCCACAGCTTGTCGACGGTCGCCACGGTCCAGGTGTCATCCCAGATCTCGTACTCCAGCGAGCCCAAGTTGATCATCGGTTCGATGGTGAACGTCATTCCCGGCTCGATGACGATGTCCAGATTCGGGTCGTCGTAATGCGGCACAATAAGCCCGTTGTGAAATGTCGGCCCTACACCGTGGCCGGTGAAAGAACGAACCACGTTGTACCCGAACCGCTTTGCATAAGCCTCGATGACTCTGCCGATGACGCTCAGCGCCCGGCCCGGCTTGACGGCGTTGATGGCGCGCATGGTGGCTTCCCGGGTGCGCTCAACCAGCAGGCGGTGCTCCTCGGAGACATTTCCGGCCAGGAAGGTGGCGTTGGTGTCGCCGTGCACACCGTCGATGTAGGCGGTGACGTCGATGTTGACGATGTCACCGTCCTCAATCACGGTCGAATCAGGTATCCCGTGGCAGATGATCTCGTTGAGCGACGTGCAGCACGACTTCGGAAATCCCTTGTATCCCAGCGTCGACGGATAGGCGCCGTGGGACACCATGTAGTCGTGCGCGATTCGGTCCAGTTCATCGGTGGTGACGCCGGGCGCCACGGCTTCGCCGGCCAGCGCCAGCGCCTGAGCCGCGATCTTGCCTGCGACACGCATCTTCTCGATGACCTCGGGTGTCTGGACATACGGCTCTCCGATGGCCTCGGCGACCTTGGATCTACCCACGTACTCGGGGCGGTCGATCGACACGGGAACCTGACGCTCCGGGGACAGCTCCCCTGGGCGCAACGCAGCACGAACGGTCATGAAGGCAGCGTAGCCGGAGCCGTCGGGGTGGCTACGCGTTGATGATGATGGGGTCGCCGACGCTGACGGTGTTGTAGTACCAGGAGGCGTTGTCCGGGCTCAGGTTGATGCAGCCATGACTGACGTTGGAGTTGCCCTGCGCTCCCGTCGACCACGGGGCGCTGTGCACATAAACGCCGCCCCAGGTGACCCGCACCGCGTAGTACACCGTGAGCTTGTAGCCCTCGGGGTCATTCAGCGGAATACCGATGGTCCGAGAATCCATGACCACGGGACTCTGCTTCTCCAGCGCGGTGAAGGACCCCACCGGCGTGGGGTGCTTGGGCTTGCCCATCGAGGCGGGCATCGTTCGCATCACCGTGCCGTCGATCTTCACCGTGAAGGTGTGACCGCTGATGCTGCCGATACCCAGCACCTCCGAGCCGGTCTGGAATTTGTACTTCATCCCGCTGACGCCATTCACCGACACGGTGATCGACGAATGTGCGGGCCAATACTCACGGGGAGTGAAACGAACCGTCGCGTTGTCGACCCAGCTGAACGCTCCAGCCGGGACGCGCGGCGCGGAGAACTCGATGGATCGCTCGGCGGCCGGCCTATCGGCGACCGGCGACGCGAAATGAATCGTCACGGGCATGGCCACCCCAACCGTCTGGCCCGGCGTGGGTGACACCGAGGCCACTGGGCTGGGACTCGCGGCCAATGCGTGGCCGAGGGTTGCGGGTGCGGTGATCGCGGTGCTCATCAGGAGGCTGACGAGCCCGGTCACCACAAGCACACTCCGAAATGCTCTGCGCAAGCTCTCGATCCTCCCTGGATGCTGTTTTCTACATGGTAGTTCGTAAACGCCTGGCGGAACGTTAGCGACAGCGCGCACAATCGAATTCATGGGCCTGGAGTTGGAAGCGATTGTGCTCGACTGTCAGGACGCGACCACACTCGGCCGCTGGTGGGCTGAGGTGCTGCAATGGCCCTATGAGATCGATGACGACGGGTTCGTCAGTGTGTTCCAGCCCGACCGCCGTCCGCCGCTGTTGTTCTTCATGAACGGCCCCGACCCTAAGACGGCCAAGAACCGTCTGCATCTGGATTTCCGGGATGATGATCAACAGGCATTGGTGCATAGATTCCTGGCGCACGGGGCTACCCGCGTCGACCTCGGGCAGGGCGATCCCTCGTGGGTGGTGCTTGCCGACCCCGAGGCCAACGAGTTCTGCGTGCTGGCCTCGCGCGCGGACTAGGCCAGGTAATCCGGCGGCAGCGACTGGAACATGACCTTGGTGGCGCGCACCGCCGCCTCCGAGCCCCCACCCCCGACGATCAAGGTGGCGAAGGCCATATCACCCCGGTACCCGGCGAACCAGGCATGTGACCCGCCCGGGAACTCGGCCTCACCGGTCTTACCGTGCACATCACCCTCGCTGTTGATGTCCTTCGCACTGCCGCTGAGCACCGTCTCGCGCATCATCCCGCGTAGACCATCGACCATGATCGGAGTCACCGCGGGCCGCTCACCGGTGATTCCGGTGATCTGGCCCGAAATCAGCTGTGGTATCGGAGTTTTCCCATTGGCCACGGTGGCCGCGGCCAACGCCATACCGAACGGCGTGACCAGGACCTTGCCCTGGCCGAAACCATCCTCGGTGCGCTCGGTCACGTTGACGGTGGGCGGCACGTTCCCCGAGATGGTAGGAATGCCCGCCACGTCGTAGTCGGGCCCGATACCGAATTGCGAAGCGGCGACGGTCAAACTGTCCACAGGCATCTCGCTGGCCAGCTTCGCGAACGTGGTGTTGCACGAGTTGGCGAAGGCACGCCACATGGGCACAGTGCCCAGGTCGAACTCGTTGTAGTTGGGCACGCTGCGGTCACCGATGGTGATCCGCTTCGGGCAGCCCACCATGGTGTCCGGGGTGGCCATGCCGCGCTCCAGCGCGGCACCGGCGGTGATGATCTTGAAGGTAGAACCGGGCGGATACATGCCCGTGGTGGCCAGCGGCCCATCCGCGTTGGCGGCGGCGTTCTGGGCGACCGCCAGAATCTCCCCCGTCGACGGTTTGATCACCACGATCATGGCCTTCTGGCCACGCGTATTGACGGCGTTCTGGGCGGCGTTCTGCACCGCGCGGTCGAGACTGATCGTCTTCGACGGCGCCGGAGTGGGTTTAACCTCGTTGAGCACCGCGGTGTCGACACCGTTCTGGTTGACGCTCACCACCCGCCAACCGGCCTCGCCATCCAGCTCATCGAGCACGGCCTTCTTGACCTGCGCGACGATATCGGGCGCGAAGGCATCATCGGTGGGGAGCAGATCGGCGATCGGCGTCATCACCACACCGGGCCGCAGCGCCCCGGGCCGGGTCTCCAGCGCGACGGACACCTTGTCCCAGTCGTCCTTACGCAGCGTGATCAGGTCCATGGGCGAGGTTTGCGCGCTCGCCTGCTCGGCGAGGGAGGCGGCGTTCATGGTGTCGTCGTAGGGCCGGATGGCGTCGGCCAGCGCGGTCGCGGTGCTCATCAGCGACGTACCGGCCTTCGCCGCGTCGAACGCGATTCTGTACAGATTGGCAGGCGCCAGCACCGTCGTACCACCGGCTTCATTGACCGTCGCACGCTTGGCAGGGTCGGTGCGCAGCGAGAGCATTTGGCGCTCACCAAGTTTCGGATGCAGGTCACTCGGCGCCCAGCGCACCTGCCAGTTACCTGCCGTGCGCAGCATCTCCAGACGCCCGTTGTAGGACCAGACGCGCTTCCTGGGGAGCTGCCAGGTATATGTCGCGTCGGCACTGCCGGTGTCCAGAGTGTATTGGGAACCATTCACGGCAGCCCGGAACGACATCGCCTGCAGCCCCGAGAATGCCTGGTCCAAACCCACTTTCGCGCCATTAGGGTCATCGGTCAGCTTGGCGGCCGCGGCCGTGTCACCTTTGGCCAGTGCCTCGAAAAACTTCTCCGCCACCGGACCGGGACCATCGGGGCGCGGGGTACACGCAACCGCACCGGCCACCAGCAGCGCGGTGCCGACCAACGGCAGGACCCTCATACGTCTGAACATCGGGGTCGATGCTATGACCGCGAATGCCCAAAACCTCGGAGGCACACGGGGCCAGCGCCTACCAGCTCGCGAGAATCAGCTAACCAGGATCGTGGCGAAGGTGCCGATCCTGATGAATCCCGCCCTGGCATACGAGGCGCGGGCGATCTCATTGAAGCTGTTCACGTACAGGCTGGGAATCCGCCCGCTGTGGTGGACCGCCGCCGCGACCGCCGCCACCCCCGCAGTACCGAGTCCGCGGCCCCGGAATTCGGGATCGACCCAGACACCCTGAATCTGGCTGACACTGCGCGATTGTGACCCGATCTCGGCCTTGAAGATGACCCGACCGTCCTCGAAACGCGCCCAGGCCCTGCCCGCGTCAATGAGGCCGGCCACCCGTCGCCGGTAACCCCGGCCCCCGTCGCCGTTGCGCGGGTCGACGCCCATCTCGCCGATGAACATCTGGATCGAGGCGTGCAGATACGCGTCCAGCTCCTCGGCGCGTACCTGCCGCACGGCGGGGTCCACCACACATGTGGGCGCGTCGAGCATCGCCAGCAGCGGCTGGCAGGGACGGACCTCGCGCGCCGGGCCCCACACCGGATCGAGGTGACACCACATGTCGAGCACCACATCCGCCGGACCCACCAGCGAGGGACAGATCCGGTGCTGTTCTATGGCGCGCTCAGCGAACAGCCGGGTGGCTTCGGGGCCGCCCGCCAGCGGAATGATCGTGGTTCCGACGAAGCACAGCGATTCGGCGAGTACACCAGTCGACCAGATCTCGCCGCCGATGGCCGTGGGATCGGCGCCACGCGCCTCCACCCGGGCGGCCAGCATGCAGGAGGCCACCGGATCAACGTCCAGGACCGCGCGTATCGCCTCGGTATCCGATAACCCGAGAACGCGAACAGCATCGGAGGATGACGCCCCAGGTGCTCCAGGCGCCGGCAGTGTTGTCGTCATCGGCAATCGCTCCCGTGCTCAAGCCTCTTCGCGCGAGCGCTCATCGGTTCGTCCGCTCACGCCGAGCTATGTTCAGCTTACGGTGACGACCGGCTGGCCTGTGGGGCTTCCGTCGGTTCCGATCTCGACGCCCATCTCCTCGGCCAAACGCATGGCTTCGTCGATGAGCGTTTCGACAATCAGCGCCTCCGGCACGGTCTTGATGACCTCGCCCTTCACGAAGATCTGTCCCTTGCCATTACCGGAGGCCACTCCCAGGTCGGCCTCGCGAGCCTCACCCGGTCCGTTGACGACACAGCCCATGACCGCGACGCGCAGTGGCACGTCCAGCCCCTCCAGTCCGGCGCTCACCGCGTTGGCCAGGGTGTAGACATCGACCTGCGCGCGTCCGCAGGACGGGCAGGACACGATTTCCAGTCCACGCGGCCTCAGGTTCAACGATTCCAGAATCTGGTTGCCCACCTTGACCTCCTCGGCGGGAGGTGCCGAAAGGGATACCCGGATGGTGTCGCCAATGCCCTTGGACAACAGCGCGCCGAACGCCACGGCCGACTTGATGGTGCCCTGGAACGCGGGCCCGGCCTCGGTGACACCCAGGTGCAGTGGGTAATCGCATTGTGCGGCAAGCAGTTCGTAGGCGGCCACCATGATCACCGGGTCGTTGTGCTTGACGCTGATCTTGATATCGCCGAAGCCATGCTCCTCGAACAGGCCGGCCTCCCACAACGCCGACTCGACCAGTGCTTCGGGCGTGGCCTTGCCGTACTTGCCCAGAATCCGTGGATCGAGTGAACCCGCGTTGACACCGATGCGGATCGGGATGCCGGCATCACCGGCCGCCTTGGCGACTTCCTTGACGCGGCCGTCGAACTCCTTGATGTTCCCCGGGTTCACGCGCACCGCGGCACAGCCGGCGTCGATCGCCGCGAAGATGTACTTGGGCTGGAAGTGGATATCGGCGATCACCGGGATCTGGCTCTTGCGCGCGATCTCGGCGAGGGCGTCGGCATCCTCCTGCCGCGGGCAGGCGACACGCACCATGTCACAGCCGGAGGCGGTCAGCTCGGCGATCTGCTGCAGGGTCGAGTTCACGTCGTGGGTCTTGGTGGTGCACATCGACTGCACCGAGACCAGCGAGTCGCTGCCCACTCCGACGTTTCCGACCATGAGCTGACGCGTCTTGCGCCGCGGCGACAGGGTCGGCGGCGGTGCACTCGGAATGCCCAGGCTGGTCATGTGATCCTCCAATTGGAGCGCTATTGAAAAAGTCTGATCGGGTTGACGATGTCGGCGGTGATCGTCAGCAGCATGTAGCCGACCACCACCACCAGCACGACATAGGTCGCGGGCATCAGCTTCATGTAGTTGACCGGCGCCCCCACCGCCAAACCGCGCGCCGACCGAATCATGTTGCGGATCTTCTCGTAGGTGGCCACCGCGATGTGCCCACCATCAAACGGCAACAACGGCAACAAATTGATGGCGCCGAGCGCAAAATTGAGCTGCGCCAACAGTATCCAGAACATGATCCACATGTCGTGCTCTACCGTCTCGCCACCCATACGGCTCGCGCCGACAATGCTCATCGGCGTGTCCATGGCCCGCTCGCTGCCGGTGATCGAGTCCCACAGGGCGCCGACCTTGGTGGGGATCTTCCCGATGGCCTTTACGGTTTCGACGGCGACGGTCCCGATGAGATTCCCGGTGGCGGGAACCGCGGTCACCGGGTTGTAGTGCTTCTGCGGCACATAGGTACTCAGTGAGGCACCAACGGCACCCACCGAGATGAGCTTGCCTGCCTTCGCGTCCCAGCGCTGTGTCTCGGTGACGGTCACCAGCAGAGATTGCTGCTTACCGTCGCGCGCGATATCGAACACCTGTGGACCGCGCAGCTCTCGGATGGCGGCAACCATGTCGCTGGATGTACTGACCGGCTTGCCCGCGATGGCGAGCACTTGATCACCCTCGCGCAGACCACCGAGCGCCGCCGGCCCCTCCCCGGTGCAGGCCGCCATGTCCTTGGGATCCGCACTCTTTTGCGGCGCCACACAACTCGTCTGCTTGATCTCGGGATGCGTGGGCGCATTGTTGTCGGGCAGACCCCAGAACAAGACGACGCCATAGAAGACGACAATGCCAATGAGGAAGTTCATGGTCGGCCCGGCGAACAGCACCGCGACCCGTTTCCAGACCTTCTGCTTGTACATCGCGCGGTCGGATTCCTCGGGAGTGAGCTCCTCCACCGAGGTCATACCGGCGATATCGCAGAAGCCGCCCAGCGGGACGGCCTTGAGTCCGTATTCGATGATGTCGTTGGCACCGCGGTTGCTCTTGCGCTTGGTGGACCACAGCGTCGGGCCGAATCCCACGAAGTAGCGGCGCACCTTCATGCCGGTGGCCTGCGCCACCCACATGTGCCCGCACTCATGCAGCGCCACCGATACCAAGATCGCCAGCGCGAACAGTGCGATTCCGATCACGTACGCAGCCATCAGGTCCGATTTTCCTCCGTGGAGATGAGTTGCGCAGCCTGCTGGTCAGCCCAGTTCTGCGCGTCAAGTACATCGTCAACGGTAGCGGGTTCCGCAGCCCACTGGCCTGCGGCATCGAGCACATCGGCAATTGTTCGCACGATGGACCTGAATCCGATACGCCCTGCCAAGAAGGCGGCGGCCGCGGTTTCATTGGCGGCGTTGTAAACCGCGGTCATACATCCCCCCGCTTCTCCGGCGCTGCGGGCCAGGTCAACGGCGGGAAACACCTGAGCGTCCAGCGGCTCGAACTCCCAGGTGGCGGCGGTACTGAAATCACAGGCCAGGGCCGCACCCGGTACTCGATCCGGCCATCCCAGGGCCAGCGCGATCGGCAGTTTCATATCGGGCGGGCTGGCCTGCGCCAGTGTCGACCCATCGGAGAACGTCACCATCGAGTGCACGATCGACTGCGGGTGCACGACCACGCCGATCTGCCGATACGGGACGCCGAACAGCAGATGCGTCTCGATGAGCTCGAGCCCCTTGTTGACCAGGGAAGCCGAATTGAGTGTGTTCATCGGCCCCATGGACCAGGTGGGGTGCGCGCCCGCCTGCTCGGGCGTGACATCCGCGAGCTGCTCGGCGGTCCATCCCCGAAACGGACCGCCTGAGGCGGTCAGGATCAGCTGTGCGATCTCGCCGCGGGATCCACCGCGCAGACATTGCGCCAGCGCGGAATGCTCGGAGTCGACGGGCACGATCTGTCCGGGGGCAGCAGCCTTCGTGACCAGCGGCCCCCCGGCCACCAGAGACTCCTTATTGG
Coding sequences within:
- a CDS encoding alpha/beta fold hydrolase, with amino-acid sequence MSPMPEIRRPHPGTPPARDGELHQVVTIDGRTVQVNVSGPDKGTTVVMLAAAGHFALSYRSVCERLHTAGLRTAVIGHDPHLHAKAITGVLDDIGVKVALLVGDRAGGELAWDLAASKLDRFIGLVAIDRGHPRVADRAGLIRDKHCPPVEINTTVLVTSDATRAIARASQRFVYGDYRIVELMGRRSATRDLTPELAAEVVLRSSSW
- a CDS encoding cobyric acid synthase, with translation MSGALLVGGASSDAGKSLVVTGLCRLLARRGIRVAPFKAQNMSNNSVVTIDGGEIGRAQALQARACGLEPSVRFNPVLLKPGSDRTSQLVVRGHATGNVSARSYVEHREELRQVVADELRSLRDEYDVVICEGAGSVAEINLRTTDIANMGLAQAADLPVVLVGDIDRGGVLAHLFGSVAVLAPADQRLVAGFIVNKFRGDPGLLAPGLEQLAALTGRTTYGVLPYDDQLWLDAEDSVSVVASALVGRPAAPVGREWLKVAAVRLPRISNSTDIEAIACEPGVIVRWAAHPAEIADADVVVIPGTKATVADLAWMRVNGIADAVIAHARSGGPVLGICGGFQMLATTIEDRVESGAGRVEGLGLLDIDIAFEPVKTLRRWVSPGLAGYEIHHGTVTRSAVAPWLVDHDEGAVAGAVWGTHWHGVLDNDDFRRTWLAEAAAAAKRPGFAVAADTHVGDCRATQLDRLADLIDTHIDVDALEALWEKSGSPGSAPSYPVIAARVE
- the map gene encoding type I methionyl aminopeptidase, with the translated sequence MTVRAALRPGELSPERQVPVSIDRPEYVGRSKVAEAIGEPYVQTPEVIEKMRVAGKIAAQALALAGEAVAPGVTTDELDRIAHDYMVSHGAYPSTLGYKGFPKSCCTSLNEIICHGIPDSTVIEDGDIVNIDVTAYIDGVHGDTNATFLAGNVSEEHRLLVERTREATMRAINAVKPGRALSVIGRVIEAYAKRFGYNVVRSFTGHGVGPTFHNGLIVPHYDDPNLDIVIEPGMTFTIEPMINLGSLEYEIWDDTWTVATVDKLWTAQFEHTMVVTEDGVEILTLP
- a CDS encoding GNAT family N-acetyltransferase; the encoded protein is MTTTLPAPGAPGASSSDAVRVLGLSDTEAIRAVLDVDPVASCMLAARVEARGADPTAIGGEIWSTGVLAESLCFVGTTIIPLAGGPEATRLFAERAIEQHRICPSLVGPADVVLDMWCHLDPVWGPAREVRPCQPLLAMLDAPTCVVDPAVRQVRAEELDAYLHASIQMFIGEMGVDPRNGDGGRGYRRRVAGLIDAGRAWARFEDGRVIFKAEIGSQSRSVSQIQGVWVDPEFRGRGLGTAGVAAVAAAVHHSGRIPSLYVNSFNEIARASYARAGFIRIGTFATILVS
- the ispG gene encoding flavodoxin-dependent (E)-4-hydroxy-3-methylbut-2-enyl-diphosphate synthase, translated to MTSLGIPSAPPPTLSPRRKTRQLMVGNVGVGSDSLVSVQSMCTTKTHDVNSTLQQIAELTASGCDMVRVACPRQEDADALAEIARKSQIPVIADIHFQPKYIFAAIDAGCAAVRVNPGNIKEFDGRVKEVAKAAGDAGIPIRIGVNAGSLDPRILGKYGKATPEALVESALWEAGLFEEHGFGDIKISVKHNDPVIMVAAYELLAAQCDYPLHLGVTEAGPAFQGTIKSAVAFGALLSKGIGDTIRVSLSAPPAEEVKVGNQILESLNLRPRGLEIVSCPSCGRAQVDVYTLANAVSAGLEGLDVPLRVAVMGCVVNGPGEAREADLGVASGNGKGQIFVKGEVIKTVPEALIVETLIDEAMRLAEEMGVEIGTDGSPTGQPVVTVS
- the dxr gene encoding 1-deoxy-D-xylulose-5-phosphate reductoisomerase, with amino-acid sequence MSSEVCRVLLLGSTGSIGTQALEVIAANPDRFEVVGLAAGGGNIDLLRRQIAETGVTNVAVADEHAAARLDTPVLAGPGAVTELVENTEADVVLNALVGALGLRPTLAALKTGARLALANKESLVAGGPLVTKAAAPGQIVPVDSEHSALAQCLRGGSRGEIAQLILTASGGPFRGWTAEQLADVTPEQAGAHPTWSMGPMNTLNSASLVNKGLELIETHLLFGVPYRQIGVVVHPQSIVHSMVTFSDGSTLAQASPPDMKLPIALALGWPDRVPGAALACDFSTAATWEFEPLDAQVFPAVDLARSAGEAGGCMTAVYNAANETAAAAFLAGRIGFRSIVRTIADVLDAAGQWAAEPATVDDVLDAQNWADQQAAQLISTEENRT
- a CDS encoding L,D-transpeptidase, whose protein sequence is MVTGLVSLLMSTAITAPATLGHALAASPSPVASVSPTPGQTVGVAMPVTIHFASPVADRPAAERSIEFSAPRVPAGAFSWVDNATVRFTPREYWPAHSSITVSVNGVSGMKYKFQTGSEVLGIGSISGHTFTVKIDGTVMRTMPASMGKPKHPTPVGSFTALEKQSPVVMDSRTIGIPLNDPEGYKLTVYYAVRVTWGGVYVHSAPWSTGAQGNSNVSHGCINLSPDNASWYYNTVSVGDPIIINA
- a CDS encoding VOC family protein — encoded protein: MGLELEAIVLDCQDATTLGRWWAEVLQWPYEIDDDGFVSVFQPDRRPPLLFFMNGPDPKTAKNRLHLDFRDDDQQALVHRFLAHGATRVDLGQGDPSWVVLADPEANEFCVLASRAD
- a CDS encoding penicillin-binding transpeptidase domain-containing protein; translated protein: MFRRMRVLPLVGTALLVAGAVACTPRPDGPGPVAEKFFEALAKGDTAAAAKLTDDPNGAKVGLDQAFSGLQAMSFRAAVNGSQYTLDTGSADATYTWQLPRKRVWSYNGRLEMLRTAGNWQVRWAPSDLHPKLGERQMLSLRTDPAKRATVNEAGGTTVLAPANLYRIAFDAAKAGTSLMSTATALADAIRPYDDTMNAASLAEQASAQTSPMDLITLRKDDWDKVSVALETRPGALRPGVVMTPIADLLPTDDAFAPDIVAQVKKAVLDELDGEAGWRVVSVNQNGVDTAVLNEVKPTPAPSKTISLDRAVQNAAQNAVNTRGQKAMIVVIKPSTGEILAVAQNAAANADGPLATTGMYPPGSTFKIITAGAALERGMATPDTMVGCPKRITIGDRSVPNYNEFDLGTVPMWRAFANSCNTTFAKLASEMPVDSLTVAASQFGIGPDYDVAGIPTISGNVPPTVNVTERTEDGFGQGKVLVTPFGMALAAATVANGKTPIPQLISGQITGITGERPAVTPIMVDGLRGMMRETVLSGSAKDINSEGDVHGKTGEAEFPGGSHAWFAGYRGDMAFATLIVGGGGSEAAVRATKVMFQSLPPDYLA
- a CDS encoding M50 family metallopeptidase, whose translation is MAAYVIGIALFALAILVSVALHECGHMWVAQATGMKVRRYFVGFGPTLWSTKRKSNRGANDIIEYGLKAVPLGGFCDIAGMTSVEELTPEESDRAMYKQKVWKRVAVLFAGPTMNFLIGIVVFYGVVLFWGLPDNNAPTHPEIKQTSCVAPQKSADPKDMAACTGEGPAALGGLREGDQVLAIAGKPVSTSSDMVAAIRELRGPQVFDIARDGKQQSLLVTVTETQRWDAKAGKLISVGAVGASLSTYVPQKHYNPVTAVPATGNLIGTVAVETVKAIGKIPTKVGALWDSITGSERAMDTPMSIVGASRMGGETVEHDMWIMFWILLAQLNFALGAINLLPLLPFDGGHIAVATYEKIRNMIRSARGLAVGAPVNYMKLMPATYVVLVVVVGYMLLTITADIVNPIRLFQ